The Neisseria macacae ATCC 33926 genome contains the following window.
AGAGAGAAGTCAATTAATATCATTGTTCTTTGAGCGGGTTTGCAGGTTGCAGTTTGCGGCAGGTTTCGCGTTTGATGTGGTCAATAAGGTCGATGGTGTCTTGGATTATTCGTTTTCTTCCTCATCTTTGCTTTTTTTAAAGTCGTCATATTCTTTGAACAGTTTAAAATATGTTGGATAAAGCTTGGCAATGCGTTTACGGTTTTTCGGGGTGCAGAATTTTGCCACTTCTTTGGGTTCATGAGATTTCGGATAGCGGGAAAAGAATTGAGTTTGCTCTTGTTCGGTCATTTTTTTGACCGTTGGGCAGATAGGGGACATTTCTGAGTTGCTGTTGACCGTTCCAACCATAAGCCATGCCAGCATCCCGTTACGTTGAGTTTCCTCGTTCGTGTTTTTTTCACAAAATTCCATATCGTTATACATATCCAATGAATCACGAATGACTTGCATACACTCGGCATGTGTCATTTTTTTGATGAGGGAAATTTCAGCGTGCGCAGACAAGACAGGGAGTAAGAGCAGTAGGGAAATAAATTTTTTCATGGTGTTAGTTGTATATTATGGATAAGTGAGAAAGGTTGATGTTGTTATTGATGCTCAGACGACCTTGCCGATTGTCAAGGCCGTCTGAAAATATGCCGGTTTGGATCAGAATCAGGAATCTTGCGCCTGTACTTTCAAAACCGCCTGAACCACGTCTTCTACGGTGCGTACGTTGCGGAAGTCTTCGGCTTGCAGTTTGCGGCCGGTTTCGCGTTTGATGTGGTCGATGAGGTCGATGGCGTCGATGCTGTCGATTTCCAAATCTTCGTAGAGGTTGGTCTCAGGTTTGATGCGCTCGGGTTCGATTTCAAACAGGTTGACCAGTGCATCGGTCAGAAGGGTGCGTACTTCTTGTTCGGTCATATCGCTTCTCCTTTATGCCTGACGGCTTTTGACGAATTCTGCCAGTGTTTTGACGTTGGCGAAGTTTTCGCGCAGGTTGTCGTTTTCGCCGTCGAGCTGGAAGCCGAAGGTTTTTTGCACTGCCAAACCGAGTTCCAGCGCGTCGACGGAATCCAGCCCCAAGCCTTCGTCGCCGAAGAGCGGGTCTTCGCTGCCGATGTCGGCGGCGGTGATGTCTTCCAGCCCCAAGCTGTCGATGATTAATTCTTTGATTTGGTTTTCTAAGTTATTCATGTGGTTTTCCTTGTGAAATAGTCTTGAAGGTATTCGTTTAAACGCCTTGCGGCGATGGGTAGGGGTTTTTCCGCCAGCCATTCTTCGGGCAGGATGTCGTCGCCGACGGTGATTTCATAATGGATTTTGTGCGGCGGTATTTTGTACCAAGGCTGGCCTTTTTTGAAATTGGGCGGCGTCATTTTGATGCACACGGGGGTGATGACCGATGCGCTGCGCAAACCGAGCGATACCGCGCCACGGTGCATTTTAACCTGTCCGTCCCAGCCTGTGCGCGTGCCTTCGGGGAAAATCAGCATACTTTGCCCGCTTTTGAACACGGCGTCGATTTCTTCCAACATTTCCATGCTTTCGTCGTTGGGGATGTAGCCGGAAGCGATAATCTGGCTTTTCATGCTGGGATTGTTCAACAGGTCTTTTTTGACCAGCACGTTCGGGTCGGGAAAGTGGCTGACCATCAAGACGACATCCAGCAACGAGGGATGGTTGGCGAGGACGAGCTGCCCCGGCCGGCCGAGTTTTTCCAAGCCGTTGAAACGGACGCTCAAGACGCCCGACCATTGCAGATAGCCGACGAAAAACCGCCAGACTTTCCCTATCATGCGCCGCGCTTCAAGTTGGCGTTTGATGTCGCCTTTGGTGGATTTGAGCGTGTAGGGCAAAAGCGCGATTTTGAACAATACGCCTGCAACGCCGAAGAGGATGAAGCCGAACAGGGTGGCAAAGAAACGGCGGCAGTAGTCTAGGGTTTTCATGGTTTTTTGCACCATGTCCATCGGCGTTTTTCATGTTGCCATTCTGCTGAAAGGTCGTCTGAAAGTAAGAAACGGATCCAGTCGAGCGCGCCCCAGTAATCGGCTGACAGCAGGTCGGACGGGTTTTCAGACGACGTGTCGTCGACATCGAGACTGAGCGTGTAGCCGTCTCCCTGCGTCAGTACAAGCGACAGGGCGTAGGCAAAAGGGGCGCGTGTGGCGTGGACGGGGTAGTCGTCGGACAAAGGGTCGTCGGCGATTAAGACCAATACGGATGGTGCGCCGTCTTGCAGCAGGGCATAGGCTTCTGCCAAAGTGGTTTCAAAATTGTCGCTGCCGGCGGCGAGGGCGGTGTGTTCGCTCATGTCGCCGCGCAACATGGACCATTGTCCGGCGGGAGCGTTGTGGACGGACAGTCCGAAGGAGGTCGGTGAAACGCTGTCGGTTTGCAACAGTCCCAGCCATAATTCGAAACTGCGGTTGATTTCTCCGTCATGCGAGGCGTAAACCAACGGGCTGCCGGGGTATTGTTCCGCCAATTCCCACGAGGCGTCGCAAATCAGGCGCGCGGCTTTGCCCAAACGGCGGCGCTGCAGGGCGGGCAGGAAGGCAAGCGCGGGTTTGTGGTCGGGCAGCCCGTCGGCGTCTAATGCGCCTGATGCCCATTGCCGCCATTGTTCGGGCGTGGCGATTTTACTGCTTGAGGCGTGCCAAGCGGCGATATTGAAAGAAAAACGGCAAATGTTGGATGACATGATGGTTTTCAAAAGTTTACATTGTGATGTATTTTAACGAAATAGCTTAACACATTCTAGGGTCTGATATAATCGCGCTATTCTAACGTATTCTGTTTTCAGACGACCTTTATGACTGTAAATTTAATTTGCCCCATTCACGATGTTGCTTCTTTATTGCCACACAGCGGCCATATGGTGTTGCTCGATTGTGTGACAGAATACAGCCCAAAACACGTTTGCGCCCAAGCCGCTGTGGGGGAAAAGCACATCTTGTTGGTTGACGGGGCATTGCCGGCGACATCGCTGATGGAAATCATGGCGCAGGGCATAGGCGCGTTTGCGGGTATACAGGCTTTGGAAGCAGGTGAACCGGTGCGGCTTGGCTTTTTGCTGGGAACGCGCAAGCTGGAATTGTTTGCCGACAGCCTGCCCGTCGGAACGCAGATGAAGGTGGTCGCGAATCTGTCGATACAGGACCCGGGCGGCATGGGCGTATTCGATTGCGAACTGCATTGGACGGATGCGCCTGAAGATGCCCGCGCCAAGCTGCCTGCGGACGGGCTGGTGGCAAAAGCCTCGTTGAACGTGTACAGTCCGAAAGACGGAAAGGTCGTCTGAAAACAGTTTTCTCTATCCAGATGATGACCAATAAGCAGACCGCGCCAACCAATAGGAAACATTATGAGCGAAACCATCTTGATTACCGGCTCCAACCGGGGCATAGGCAAAGCCGTCGCACTCGGTTTGGCTGAGGACGGCTTTGATATCGTCGTCCATTGCCGCAGCCGCCGCGATGAAGCCGAAGCCGTAGCGGAAGAAATCCGCGCTTTGGGCAGACAGGCGAGGGTGTTGCAGTTTGACGTGTCCGACCGTGCAGCCTGCCGCGATATTTTGACTGCCGACACCGAAGCAAACGGCGCGTATTATGGCGTGGTATTGAACGCCGGATTGACGCGCGACAATGCCTTTCCTACGTTTTCAGACGACGATTGGGATTTGGTGCTGCGTACTAATTTGGACGGTTTTTATAATGTGTTGCACCCGTTGACCATGCCGATGATACGCCGCCGAAAAGCCGGACGGATTGTGTGCATGGCGTCGGTGTCCGGCTTGACGGGCAACCGCGGGCAGGTCAATTACAGCGCGTCCAAGGCGGGCTTGATTGGCGCGGCGAAAGCCTTGGCGGTCGAGCTGGCGAAACGCAAAATCACCGTCAACTGTGTAGCGCCGGGTTTAATCGATACGGACATCGTCGATGAAAATGTACCCGTCGAAGAAATTTTGAAAGCCGTCCCCGCCGCGCGTATGGGGCTGCCGGAAGAAGTGGCGCATGCGGTGCGCTTCCTGATGGATGAAAAAGCGGCGTACATCACGCGCCAAGTGATTGCGGTGAACGGAGGTTTGTGTTGAATACCAGAAGAGTCGTAGTAACGGGCATAGGCGGCATTACCGCCTTCGGCCGCGATTGGCAAAGCATACAGGCGGCGTTTAAAGCCGAAAAAAATGCCGTCAAATATATGGATTGGCGCGGACGTTTCCCCGAATTGGAAGCGCAACTGGGTGCGCCGATTGAAGGCTACACCCCGCCCGAACATTGGACGCGCAAGCAGCTCAGAAGTATGGGGCGCGTGTCGCACCTGTGTGTCGATGCGGCGGAGCAGGCCCTGACGGACGCAGGTTTGCTTGGAGACGAAAGCATCACCGACGGACGTATGGGCGTGGCGTGTGGCTCGTCTGTCGGCAGTACCAAAGACATCGGCGACATGGGCGAACTGCTGACTACGGGGACATCGCGCAATTTCAACGCCAATACTTATGTGCGCATGATGCCGCATACGACCGCCGCCAATATCGGCATCTTTTTCGGATTGAAAGGGCGCATCATCCCGACATCAAGCGCGTGTTCGTCCGGTAGCCAAGGCATAGGCTATGCCTACGAAGCCATCAAATACGGCATGATAGACATGATGCTGGCGGGCGGCGGCGAAGAATTTTGTCCGTCCGAAGTTTATGTTTTCGATTCGCTCTACGCCGCCAGCCGCCGCAACGGCGAACCCGAACTGACCCCGCGTCCTTACGACAGCGGACGTGACGGCTTGGTCATCGGCGAAGGCGCAGGGATTTTTGTGTTGGAAGAATTGGAACACGCCAAACGGCGCGGTGCGAAAATCTATGCCGAACTCGTCGGCTACGGTGCCAACAGCGACGGCAGCCACGTTACCCAGCCGCAAAAAGAAACCATGCAGAAATGTATGGAACTCGCGCTGCAAGACGCAGGCATTACGCCTGACAAAGTCGGCTACGTCAGCGGCCACGGTACGGCGACCGAAAAAGGCGACATCGCCGAAACGCTGGCGACCGAAGCCGTGTTCGGATTCATTCCCATGAGTTCGCAAAAAAGCTATCTCGGCCATACGCTCGGCGCATGCGGTGCGCTGGAAGCGTGGTTTACCATTGAAATGATGAACAGCGGCTGGTTTGCCCCGACCGTCAATCTGAACGACATCGACCCGCGCTGCGGCAAGGTGGACTATATTTTGAGCGGCGGCCGCGAAATCGAAACGGATTATGTGGTCAGCAACAATTTCGCTTTCGGCGGCGTGAATACTTCGTTGGTGTTCAAACGCTGGCGGGATGAAAACGCTTGATCGCAGCCGCGTCACAACAAAATCAAAAAGGTCGTCTGAAACCGTTTGACCCAACGTTTTCAGACGACCTTTTTAGTTTGTATAGTGGATTAACTATAAATCAGGACAAGGCGACGAAGCCGCAGACAGTACAGATAGTACGGAACCGATTCACTTGGTGCTTCAGCACCTTAGAGAATCGTTCTCTTTGAGCTAAGGCGAGGTAACGCCGTACTGGTTTAAAGTTAATTCACTATATAAAGCTATATCACGAAGTCCAGCAGATAAAAGTCTTCTTTGCCCACGCCGCATTCGGGGCATTTCCAATCGTCGGGGATGTCATCGAATTTGGTGCCGGGGGCGATGCCGTGTTCGGGGTCGCCGAGGTCTTCGTCGTAAATCCAGCCGCAGGGGCCGCACATGTATTGTGCCATGGTGTGTTCCTTCTAATGGTTGAGGTCGTCTGAAAACGGTCGGCAAAAGGTTTTCAGACGACCCCTTGTTGGTCTGTTTCAGCCCTTATGCCGCTTCCAGCGCCGCGATTTCTTTGCGCAAGTGTTTCAACGCGGGGGTAACGATGGCGACAAACATGGCTTCGCGGACGCGGCGTTGGGCGGGGCTGCGCATGAGGTAGCCTTTGGCGCCGGCGTGTAAGGCGGCGGATTGGGCGGCGGCAAGCGTCAGCTCGGCGGCGGCGGCGCGCAGTTTCAGCGTGGCGAGGTTGTCGGGCGTGTTGTTCCAAGCCAAGTCTGCCAGTCGTTCGGTGGTTTGCCATGCCTCGTCCAAGGCGGCTTTGAGGCTGTCGTAGCTGTCGTCGAGATAGCTGTTGACCTCGGCGTTGACGACGTTGGCGATGCGGATGATGCCGAGGCTGCCGTCGATCACACCCGCGCCGATGCCGATTTGCAGCAGGATGAAGCCGGACTTGATGGAGGCGATGTAGTCGGAGAACTGTTCGGGCGCGGCGATCACGTCTTCGTCAGGGATGAATACGTCTTTGAAGTTCAGGCTGAACGTGCGCGTGCCTTCGAGGGCGCAAAATTCGGGGCAGGCTTGCAGGGTCACGCCTTCCCATTGTCCGCCGGTGATGAACATGACGTAGCCGTCGCCGATTTGGGCAGTATTCGCCCAGATGTGGTCTTCGCCGATGTTGGATACCCACGGCAGCGCGCCGTTGACTTTGTAGCCGCCGTCCACGCGCTCGGCTTGAAGGTTGTGTTTTTCAATGCCGGCGAGGTGTTTGACGGTATTGGACATGCCCGTACCCGCCAAGACTTTGCCTTGCAAGATGTCGGCGAGGTATTTGTCTTTGACGGCTTGGTTGGGTGTCTGGTGCAGATACCAAGCGCAAGCCGCCTGACACCATGCGCTGAACGAGGTCGCGCCGCATTCTTTGCCGACTTCGCGCAAGACGGCGATTTGCGTCGCCAAACCCAAGCCGTTGCCGCCTTCCACTTCCGTACCGACTGCGCCGAATCCGCCGATGGCGCCGAGTTCGCGCATAAAATCTTCGGGATACAAGCCATTGCGGTCGATTTCGTCCACTAAGGGTTTGAGTTTGGTTTTGACGAGTTCGGCAACTTGAGACAATAAGGTTTCACGGTTCATGGTCTTATCCTTGAAAATGTGTGCGGACGGCGCGGGAGCGTTCCGTTGGAAAGGGGAAGCGGTCCGTTACAGGGACGGCGTTTTTGAAAAAGGTCGTCTGAAAACGGGCAAATAGTTTTGCCGCCGCTTTTCAGACGACCTTGGATCAGAATCAGGCGAACGCCTGCAATTCAGGGTTGATTTCTGTTTGCGCGACGTTGTTGACGTAGTTGCACAAAGTCGCCAGGGCAACGCCCATCACGACTTCGACAGCCTGCTGCTGGTTGTAACCAGCGTCGAAGAAGGCTTTGAGTTCGGCATCGGATACCGCGCCTTTTTTTGCCATCACAGCTTGGGTGAACGCAGCGAGCGCGCCCAGTTTGGCATCGTCAAACTCGCCTGCCGCCAACGCGCGCGCGGCTTTGATGGATTGTTCGGACAGGAGTTTTTTCAGGGTTGCCAGCTTGGTGTGGCCTGCCACGCAGAAACCGCATTCGTTGGTGCGGGCGGCGATGATTTGGATGACTTCGACTTCACCGGGAGTCAGGCTGTTGGCGGCGTTCAGTTTGCCGACTTCTTGATAAAACGCCAACGCTTCAGGCGCGTTTGCCAATACGCCGATGAGGTTGGGGATGAAGCCGTTGTTTTTCAGCGCTGCTTCGACGCGGGGTTTTGCTGCTTCGGGAGCGGTTTCGACGGTGTGTACGGTTAAGCGTGCCATATTGGTTTCCTTTTTATTTGCGATTTGTCAAAAGATGGAGGGCATAGTAGGGAAACAAATCCCAAAGTTGAAAGACCTGATAATTATTTTGATAAAACCAATAGTTATAAACGGCCAAGAAATTGATTAGATTTATATAATTATTTAATTACATCGATAGTTTTCAAATATAGATGTAAATGGAAAGGAATCAGGAATCAAAAGAAGGTCGTCTGAAAACCAAAATACAGTTTTCAGACGACCTTTTCTTGCGAACCGATTTATTCGGCTTGTTCTTTCAAAACGGCTTCAATCAATTCCTGCGCGCCGTCGTCCGCCAGTTTTTTGGCGACTGCGCGTCCGAGCGCGTCGGCGTAGGCGGTGGGGGCTTGCGCGTCTGCCTGCAAGATTACCGAGCCGTCGGGGTGTCCGACCAGTCCGCGCAGGGTGAGCAGGCCGTTTTCTTCAGTGCAATACGCGGCAAGCGGCACTTGGCAGCTTCCGCCCAAAGCGCGGGCGAGGGCGCGTTCGGCGGTCACGCAGGCGTGTGTGACATCGTGGTTTAAGGGTTTCAATACGTCGAGAAGGTCGGTGCGGTGTGCGGCGATTTCGATGCCCAACGCGCCTTGTCCTGCGGCAGGCAGGCTGTCGGCTTCGGAGAGAATCAGGCGGATGCGTTCGTCCAGTTCCAAACGCTGCAATCCGGCGGCGGCGAGGATGATGGCATCGTATTCGCCGTTGTCGAGTTTGGACAGGCGGGTTTGCACGTTGCCGCGCAGGGGCTTGATGACTAAGTTCGGATAGCGGGCGCGCAACTGGGCTTCGCGGCGCAGGCTGGATGTGCCGACGACGGCGCCTTTGGGCATTTCTTCCAAACGCGCGTATTGATTGGATACGAACGCGTCAAACGGATTGGCGCGCTCGCCGATGGCGGCAAGGGCGAAGCCTTCGGGCAAATCCATCGGCACGTCTTTAATCGAATGCACCGCCAAATCGGCGCGTCCGTCCTGCAAGGCTTGTTCCAACTCTTTGATAAACAGGCCTTTGCCGCCGATTTTCGACAGGGTTTTGTCCAAAATCTGGTCGCC
Protein-coding sequences here:
- a CDS encoding acyl carrier protein; amino-acid sequence: MTEQEVRTLLTDALVNLFEIEPERIKPETNLYEDLEIDSIDAIDLIDHIKRETGRKLQAEDFRNVRTVEDVVQAVLKVQAQDS
- a CDS encoding phosphopantetheine-binding protein, encoding MNNLENQIKELIIDSLGLEDITAADIGSEDPLFGDEGLGLDSVDALELGLAVQKTFGFQLDGENDNLRENFANVKTLAEFVKSRQA
- a CDS encoding lysophospholipid acyltransferase family protein, with translation MKTLDYCRRFFATLFGFILFGVAGVLFKIALLPYTLKSTKGDIKRQLEARRMIGKVWRFFVGYLQWSGVLSVRFNGLEKLGRPGQLVLANHPSLLDVVLMVSHFPDPNVLVKKDLLNNPSMKSQIIASGYIPNDESMEMLEEIDAVFKSGQSMLIFPEGTRTGWDGQVKMHRGAVSLGLRSASVITPVCIKMTPPNFKKGQPWYKIPPHKIHYEITVGDDILPEEWLAEKPLPIAARRLNEYLQDYFTRKTT
- a CDS encoding beta-ketoacyl synthase chain length factor; translation: MSSNICRFSFNIAAWHASSSKIATPEQWRQWASGALDADGLPDHKPALAFLPALQRRRLGKAARLICDASWELAEQYPGSPLVYASHDGEINRSFELWLGLLQTDSVSPTSFGLSVHNAPAGQWSMLRGDMSEHTALAAGSDNFETTLAEAYALLQDGAPSVLVLIADDPLSDDYPVHATRAPFAYALSLVLTQGDGYTLSLDVDDTSSENPSDLLSADYWGALDWIRFLLSDDLSAEWQHEKRRWTWCKKP
- the fabG gene encoding 3-oxoacyl-ACP reductase FabG; the encoded protein is MSETILITGSNRGIGKAVALGLAEDGFDIVVHCRSRRDEAEAVAEEIRALGRQARVLQFDVSDRAACRDILTADTEANGAYYGVVLNAGLTRDNAFPTFSDDDWDLVLRTNLDGFYNVLHPLTMPMIRRRKAGRIVCMASVSGLTGNRGQVNYSASKAGLIGAAKALAVELAKRKITVNCVAPGLIDTDIVDENVPVEEILKAVPAARMGLPEEVAHAVRFLMDEKAAYITRQVIAVNGGLC
- a CDS encoding beta-ketoacyl-ACP synthase encodes the protein MLNTRRVVVTGIGGITAFGRDWQSIQAAFKAEKNAVKYMDWRGRFPELEAQLGAPIEGYTPPEHWTRKQLRSMGRVSHLCVDAAEQALTDAGLLGDESITDGRMGVACGSSVGSTKDIGDMGELLTTGTSRNFNANTYVRMMPHTTAANIGIFFGLKGRIIPTSSACSSGSQGIGYAYEAIKYGMIDMMLAGGGEEFCPSEVYVFDSLYAASRRNGEPELTPRPYDSGRDGLVIGEGAGIFVLEELEHAKRRGAKIYAELVGYGANSDGSHVTQPQKETMQKCMELALQDAGITPDKVGYVSGHGTATEKGDIAETLATEAVFGFIPMSSQKSYLGHTLGACGALEAWFTIEMMNSGWFAPTVNLNDIDPRCGKVDYILSGGREIETDYVVSNNFAFGGVNTSLVFKRWRDENA
- a CDS encoding rubredoxin, encoding MAQYMCGPCGWIYDEDLGDPEHGIAPGTKFDDIPDDWKCPECGVGKEDFYLLDFVI
- a CDS encoding acyl-CoA dehydrogenase family protein, whose product is MNRETLLSQVAELVKTKLKPLVDEIDRNGLYPEDFMRELGAIGGFGAVGTEVEGGNGLGLATQIAVLREVGKECGATSFSAWCQAACAWYLHQTPNQAVKDKYLADILQGKVLAGTGMSNTVKHLAGIEKHNLQAERVDGGYKVNGALPWVSNIGEDHIWANTAQIGDGYVMFITGGQWEGVTLQACPEFCALEGTRTFSLNFKDVFIPDEDVIAAPEQFSDYIASIKSGFILLQIGIGAGVIDGSLGIIRIANVVNAEVNSYLDDSYDSLKAALDEAWQTTERLADLAWNNTPDNLATLKLRAAAAELTLAAAQSAALHAGAKGYLMRSPAQRRVREAMFVAIVTPALKHLRKEIAALEAA
- a CDS encoding carboxymuconolactone decarboxylase family protein; this encodes MARLTVHTVETAPEAAKPRVEAALKNNGFIPNLIGVLANAPEALAFYQEVGKLNAANSLTPGEVEVIQIIAARTNECGFCVAGHTKLATLKKLLSEQSIKAARALAAGEFDDAKLGALAAFTQAVMAKKGAVSDAELKAFFDAGYNQQQAVEVVMGVALATLCNYVNNVAQTEINPELQAFA
- the hemC gene encoding hydroxymethylbilane synthase, translated to MNPKKLVIASRESLLAMWQAKHIQGRLKTLYPDCEVEILGMTTRGDQILDKTLSKIGGKGLFIKELEQALQDGRADLAVHSIKDVPMDLPEGFALAAIGERANPFDAFVSNQYARLEEMPKGAVVGTSSLRREAQLRARYPNLVIKPLRGNVQTRLSKLDNGEYDAIILAAAGLQRLELDERIRLILSEADSLPAAGQGALGIEIAAHRTDLLDVLKPLNHDVTHACVTAERALARALGGSCQVPLAAYCTEENGLLTLRGLVGHPDGSVILQADAQAPTAYADALGRAVAKKLADDGAQELIEAVLKEQAE